A DNA window from Porphyromonas gingivalis ATCC 33277 contains the following coding sequences:
- a CDS encoding M24 family metallopeptidase, producing MIKLAPAALKADLQVRQERVRIAMEEEGYDALLVTSNVNLLYLFGSIYGGAAYLPAEGEPIFFVRRPQVVEEGNVCPIRKLEDIPALIQSRGGVLPRRIMLENDESSYSDIKRQHSIFPNAEYGNATALLRRLRMIKTPGEIELFRRTAAIHGEVYACIPSVFRPGMTDREFQVEIEHLMRSYGSEGIFRTFGSAMEIHMGNVIVGDNAESPSPYDFAMGGGGTDALPLGADGSPMKEGMCVMVDMAGNYSAYISDMTRSYAIGKVPDEARRLHDLSREIQAKVMETAEPGMSCADLYKRSVDMAEEAGATDKFMGTKQQAKFVGHGIGLQINEMPVLMARSKEILTPGMVIAFEPKFVLPGIGAVGNENSFLVTESGVEKLTVCSEELIDLLAVAKQ from the coding sequence ATGATCAAATTAGCACCTGCAGCCTTGAAGGCAGATCTCCAAGTACGCCAAGAGCGTGTACGCATAGCAATGGAAGAAGAAGGGTATGATGCTTTGCTGGTAACAAGCAATGTCAATTTGCTTTATCTCTTCGGATCCATATATGGAGGGGCAGCCTATTTGCCGGCAGAGGGTGAACCTATCTTTTTCGTTCGTCGTCCACAAGTAGTCGAGGAGGGAAATGTTTGTCCCATACGTAAACTCGAAGATATTCCTGCATTAATTCAGAGTAGAGGAGGCGTATTGCCTCGCCGTATCATGCTTGAGAATGACGAATCATCCTATAGCGACATTAAGCGCCAACACAGTATCTTTCCCAATGCTGAGTACGGCAATGCTACGGCTCTTTTGCGTCGCTTACGAATGATCAAGACACCGGGTGAAATAGAACTTTTTCGTCGGACTGCTGCCATCCACGGGGAAGTCTATGCGTGTATTCCATCCGTTTTCAGACCGGGCATGACAGATAGAGAGTTTCAGGTCGAGATCGAACATTTGATGCGTAGCTATGGTTCAGAGGGTATATTTAGAACATTCGGATCTGCGATGGAAATTCACATGGGTAATGTGATCGTAGGGGATAATGCCGAGTCGCCGTCTCCTTATGACTTCGCCATGGGAGGTGGCGGTACGGATGCCTTGCCTTTGGGAGCAGATGGATCGCCCATGAAAGAGGGTATGTGCGTTATGGTGGATATGGCGGGCAACTATTCGGCATATATATCTGACATGACTCGCAGCTATGCCATCGGAAAAGTGCCGGACGAAGCCAGACGATTGCATGACCTCAGTCGGGAAATTCAGGCGAAGGTTATGGAGACTGCCGAACCCGGCATGTCGTGTGCCGATCTTTATAAACGCTCTGTAGATATGGCCGAGGAAGCAGGGGCTACCGATAAATTCATGGGAACGAAGCAGCAAGCTAAATTTGTGGGACATGGCATAGGACTCCAGATCAATGAAATGCCTGTACTAATGGCTCGCAGTAAAGAGATACTGACGCCGGGGATGGTGATAGCCTTTGAACCCAAATTTGTTCTTCCCGGTATTGGGGCCGTAGGTAATGAGAATAGTTTTCTGGTTACGGAATCCGGTGTAGAGAAACTAACGGTCTGTTCCGAAGAGCTGATAGATCTATTGGCTGTAGCGAAACAATAA